The following nucleotide sequence is from Methanobrevibacter sp. V74.
GGAAGATTGTCTGAGGAATTTAAACAGGAGCATGACAGTATTCCATGGAAGCAAATCAAAGGCATGAGGAATTTCGCAGCCCATCAATATGAACATTTCGAATTTGAAGTGTTATGGCACACATTAACTGAAGAACTTACTGAATTAAAGGAAATGTTGCTTCCGTTAATTTAATGAACCTTCAATTGTTATCATGATTTTTGAAGGCCTAAGATTCCATTTTATATAAACTTATTTTTTTATCTGTGTTTTAAATCCGCATTTTTCCTGTCTTAAATTCTTGAACTTTTAATGAACAGTACGTTTTTATATTCAGTTCATAGTCTAATCTTTAATGATGACTGTGTAGTTGCATTCACGGGCACTTATGAAAAAATAGCTAATGAAAAGCAAACCAAGAGTTGATGTGAATAGATGGCATTCAACATAAATCAGTCTCTTTCAAAAACTTGTGTGATTTGAATTTTTACTA
It contains:
- a CDS encoding HepT-like ribonuclease domain-containing protein translates to MFQSSQSFQLSTSMCIVQIGEYVGRLSEEFKQEHDSIPWKQIKGMRNFAAHQYEHFEFEVLWHTLTEELTELKEMLLPLI